One genomic segment of Saprospiraceae bacterium includes these proteins:
- a CDS encoding cystathionine gamma-synthase family protein, whose protein sequence is MNDHKFHPESLMMSYGYRPEWSEGAIKCPIFQTSTFVFKNAEEGKAFFELAYGLRERAEGEKTGLIYSRINNPDLEILENRLCLWDEAEDCAVFESGMSAITTVLLEFLRPGDLLLFSTPLYGGTDHFIRKILNQFGVHVLSFSVGQCKEEAIKIVEQSGLRDRLAMIYIETPANPTNDLIDIRCCKEIAKYFSRQDKEIYLAVDNTYMGPIWQHPLKHGADLVLYSATKYIGGHSDVIAGACLGSKALMTRIKVLRTFLGNMAGPWTGWLLLRSLETLKARMDTQAANADKIADYLNTHPKVEKVYFLGNIRPSQTELYEIKQRQCLSNGAMISFDVRGGEAEAFKFLNALKLIKLAVSLGSTESLAEHPATMTHADVDPAEKIKLSITEKMIRLSIGVENYNDLIYDLEQAFEQV, encoded by the coding sequence ATGAACGACCATAAATTCCATCCCGAAAGTTTAATGATGTCTTATGGTTACCGGCCGGAATGGTCGGAAGGGGCTATTAAATGTCCGATTTTTCAAACCTCGACATTTGTGTTTAAAAATGCCGAAGAAGGAAAAGCCTTTTTTGAGCTGGCATATGGATTGCGGGAGAGAGCCGAAGGAGAGAAAACCGGTTTGATCTATAGCAGGATTAATAATCCGGATTTGGAAATCCTCGAGAATAGATTGTGTTTGTGGGACGAAGCCGAAGATTGCGCAGTTTTTGAAAGTGGAATGTCGGCCATTACAACAGTATTGTTGGAATTTTTAAGGCCCGGTGATCTGTTGTTGTTCAGCACGCCCTTATACGGAGGAACTGATCATTTTATAAGGAAAATTCTAAACCAGTTTGGCGTTCATGTTTTAAGTTTTTCTGTCGGACAATGCAAAGAAGAGGCTATTAAAATTGTCGAGCAAAGTGGATTGAGGGACCGCCTGGCCATGATCTATATCGAGACACCTGCCAATCCAACGAACGATCTGATTGACATCCGATGCTGCAAAGAAATTGCGAAATATTTTTCAAGGCAGGACAAGGAAATTTACCTGGCTGTCGACAATACCTATATGGGGCCGATCTGGCAGCACCCGCTTAAACATGGAGCTGACCTGGTGCTTTATTCTGCTACGAAATATATCGGTGGCCACAGCGATGTGATCGCCGGAGCTTGCCTTGGCAGCAAAGCTTTAATGACGCGCATTAAAGTTTTGCGAACTTTTTTGGGCAATATGGCAGGACCCTGGACCGGCTGGTTATTGTTGCGCAGCCTTGAAACCCTGAAAGCAAGAATGGATACACAGGCAGCCAATGCAGATAAGATTGCTGATTACTTAAACACGCATCCCAAAGTTGAAAAAGTATATTTTTTAGGCAACATCAGGCCATCCCAAACCGAATTGTACGAAATTAAGCAAAGACAATGTTTAAGCAATGGGGCCATGATTTCTTTCGATGTAAGAGGAGGAGAAGCTGAAGCATTCAAGTTCCTCAATGCTTTGAAACTTATCAAACTTGCCGTGAGCCTGGGCAGCACAGAAAGTTTGGCGGAACATCCGGCAACCATGACACATGCGGATGTCGATCCCGCGGAAAAAATAAAATTATCGATCACAGAAAAAATGATCCGGCTCTCTATTGGAGTGGAAAATTACAATGACCTGATTTATGATTTGGAACAGGCATTTGAACAGGTCTAA
- a CDS encoding undecaprenyl-diphosphate phosphatase: MDILEAIIIAIVEGLTEFLPVSSTGHMILTSACLGLENTEFLKTFEISIQLGAILAIAYMYAGKFYKNLFMYKKLMIAFVPTAIIGFLAYDLIKTHLFSTMVVSIMLIVGGIFFLWLDKYIDSKTTFYDQLDRIPDKNAFWIGVIQGISVVPGVSRAGATIVGGLFNGFNKTQATEFSFLLAVPTMMAATSYDLYKTSTSFSAYEIKLLCTGLVVAFVSAWVAVKFMLIFVGKYGFAYFGWYRIALGILFIILIQLKVVS; this comes from the coding sequence ATGGACATACTGGAAGCCATCATCATTGCCATCGTCGAAGGACTAACGGAGTTTTTACCGGTTTCATCGACAGGTCATATGATATTAACCTCAGCTTGTCTGGGACTCGAAAATACGGAGTTTTTAAAAACATTTGAAATCTCCATTCAACTGGGAGCGATTTTAGCCATTGCTTATATGTATGCTGGAAAATTTTACAAAAATTTATTCATGTATAAAAAGTTGATGATCGCTTTTGTTCCCACAGCAATTATTGGATTTCTCGCATATGATCTGATCAAAACGCATTTGTTCAGCACCATGGTGGTTTCCATAATGCTTATTGTTGGCGGTATTTTTTTCTTATGGCTCGATAAATACATCGATTCGAAAACAACTTTTTACGATCAACTGGATCGAATCCCTGATAAAAATGCATTCTGGATTGGAGTTATACAGGGAATTTCCGTGGTGCCTGGCGTATCCAGAGCAGGTGCTACCATCGTTGGTGGATTGTTTAACGGATTTAATAAAACTCAAGCAACTGAATTTTCTTTTTTATTGGCTGTACCAACCATGATGGCCGCTACTTCCTATGATCTGTATAAAACGTCAACCTCTTTTTCAGCATACGAAATCAAATTGCTGTGTACCGGACTCGTCGTTGCTTTTGTTTCTGCATGGGTAGCCGTTAAGTTTATGCTGATTTTTGTTGGAAAGTATGGATTCGCTTACTTTGGCTGGTACAGAATTGCCTTGGGAATTTTATTTATAATCCTCATCCAATTGAAGGTAGTATCCTGA
- a CDS encoding MBL fold metallo-hydrolase: MRISLILIFCCWLQYFHAQETKPAVLVLGVCQDGGYPHMGCRKECCRKAWNPAHPKLHVVSLAVVDWKLNKWWLVEASPDIALQIQMLHEQTNGQLPYMPDGILITHAHIGHYTGLMQLGREVMHTNAIPVYVMPKMAQFLVQNGPWSQLVQLNNISIRSLNQDKDFRLSDDIVVSPVQVPHRDEFSETVGFKIGCAGRNYLFIPDIDKWQKWNLDIVTQVNKCDVAFLDATFYHEGELSNRSIEEIPHPLVTETIKLFEKEEANEKKKINFIHLNHTNPLLWSEEMQKHIQTLGFQIAVQGNWY, from the coding sequence ATGAGAATAAGTTTAATTTTAATTTTTTGCTGTTGGCTCCAATATTTTCATGCTCAGGAAACAAAACCTGCAGTCCTGGTATTAGGAGTTTGTCAGGATGGAGGCTATCCTCACATGGGCTGCCGCAAGGAATGTTGCAGGAAAGCATGGAATCCTGCTCATCCAAAATTACATGTTGTTTCTCTTGCAGTAGTCGACTGGAAATTAAATAAGTGGTGGCTTGTTGAAGCCAGTCCTGATATAGCCTTGCAAATTCAAATGCTCCATGAACAAACGAACGGACAATTGCCCTATATGCCGGATGGCATATTGATCACCCATGCACATATCGGACATTATACAGGCCTGATGCAACTTGGGAGGGAAGTAATGCATACAAATGCCATACCGGTGTATGTGATGCCTAAAATGGCACAATTTCTTGTCCAGAACGGGCCCTGGAGTCAATTGGTGCAATTAAATAATATTTCTATCAGGAGTTTAAATCAAGACAAGGATTTTAGATTGTCTGATGATATTGTTGTTAGTCCGGTTCAGGTTCCACATCGGGACGAATTTTCTGAGACCGTTGGTTTTAAGATCGGTTGTGCAGGCAGGAATTACTTATTTATTCCCGATATAGATAAATGGCAAAAATGGAATCTGGATATTGTAACTCAGGTCAACAAGTGTGATGTCGCTTTTTTGGATGCAACTTTTTATCACGAGGGCGAGTTGAGCAACAGAAGTATTGAAGAAATTCCCCATCCATTGGTCACCGAAACGATAAAGCTTTTTGAAAAAGAGGAAGCAAATGAAAAAAAGAAAATAAATTTCATTCACTTGAATCACACCAATCCCTTATTGTGGTCGGAAGAAATGCAAAAGCATATTCAAACACTTGGATTTCAAATCGCCGTTCAGGGGAATTGGTATTGA
- the uvrB gene encoding excinuclease ABC subunit UvrB encodes MSFHLSSPYQPTGDQPQAIQQLVAGIQSGERAQVLLGVTGSGKTFTMANVIAQVEKPTLVMTHNKTLTAQLYGEFREFFPDNAVEYFVSYYDYYQPEAYISVTDTFIEKDLQINEEVDRLRLKATSSLLSGRRDIILVATVSCIFGMGNPEDYKTGIIRLQKGQKLPRNIFLYKLVDSLYSRTESSLNRGEFRVKGDTVDIYLPYADYGYRIHFFGDEIENIDQIELSSGKRITSMEFAAIFPANLYVAPKDRLKHIIRSIEDELEEQRKYFDEERKYLESKRIVERTQFDLEMIRELGYCSGIENYSRFFDGRNPGTRPFCLLDYFPEDYVLMIDESHVTIPQIRGMWGGDRARKQNLVNFGFRLPSALDNRPLNFEEFEKQINQVVYVSATPGDYELSQTEGEFVEQVVRPTGLLDPPIEVRPSLHQIDDLLEEIRIRKSVGERVLVTTLTKRMSEELSKYLQGMQILCKYIHSEVDTMERMEILRDLRIGEFDVLVGVNLLREGLDLPEVSLVAILDADKEGFLRNDRSLTQTAGRAARNANGKVIFYADKITQSMQRTIDETNRRRSKQIAYNEEHGITPKTLSKSREEIMQKSSILDLRGKDPKAYIEKEEASVAADPLIAFMSRTQVEKLIEEAERKMKAAAKDLDFIQAAVHRDEMNALKKKLKEILV; translated from the coding sequence ATGTCGTTTCACTTAAGTTCACCTTATCAGCCTACCGGCGACCAACCACAGGCCATTCAACAATTGGTGGCAGGCATTCAAAGTGGAGAACGTGCGCAGGTATTGTTGGGAGTCACCGGTTCAGGCAAGACGTTTACTATGGCTAATGTGATTGCCCAGGTTGAAAAACCAACCCTGGTGATGACCCATAACAAGACTTTAACAGCGCAATTGTACGGAGAATTCAGGGAATTTTTTCCCGACAACGCCGTAGAGTATTTTGTTTCTTATTACGATTATTATCAGCCTGAGGCTTACATATCGGTCACCGACACCTTCATCGAAAAAGATTTACAGATCAATGAGGAAGTGGACCGCCTTCGCTTGAAAGCTACTTCTTCGTTGCTCTCGGGCCGGAGGGATATCATACTGGTGGCAACGGTCTCGTGTATTTTTGGTATGGGCAATCCGGAGGATTACAAAACCGGGATCATCAGATTGCAAAAGGGCCAAAAACTTCCGCGTAATATTTTTCTGTACAAACTTGTGGATAGTCTTTACAGCAGAACCGAATCCAGCCTGAACCGCGGTGAATTCAGGGTTAAGGGCGATACCGTAGATATCTATCTTCCTTATGCAGATTATGGTTACCGGATCCATTTTTTTGGCGATGAAATCGAAAACATCGATCAGATCGAACTCTCCAGCGGGAAGCGAATCACCAGCATGGAATTTGCAGCGATTTTTCCTGCCAATTTGTATGTTGCTCCGAAAGATCGATTGAAACACATCATCCGGTCTATTGAAGATGAATTGGAAGAGCAACGCAAATACTTCGATGAGGAGCGCAAATATTTGGAGTCGAAGAGAATTGTAGAGCGGACACAGTTTGATCTCGAAATGATACGCGAACTGGGTTATTGCAGTGGTATTGAAAATTATTCCAGATTTTTTGATGGTAGAAATCCGGGAACCCGGCCTTTTTGTTTGTTGGATTATTTTCCTGAGGATTATGTACTTATGATTGATGAATCGCATGTAACGATACCGCAGATCCGGGGCATGTGGGGAGGAGACCGGGCCCGCAAACAAAATTTAGTGAATTTTGGATTTCGATTGCCATCGGCATTGGACAACCGGCCTTTGAACTTTGAGGAATTCGAAAAGCAGATCAATCAGGTCGTCTATGTCAGTGCCACCCCGGGTGATTATGAACTTAGCCAGACCGAAGGAGAATTTGTGGAACAGGTGGTCCGTCCTACCGGATTGCTGGATCCGCCCATCGAAGTGCGGCCTTCACTCCATCAGATCGACGACCTGCTCGAAGAGATCAGGATCCGGAAATCCGTTGGCGAACGAGTGTTAGTTACAACCCTCACCAAGCGCATGTCTGAAGAATTGAGTAAATATTTGCAAGGAATGCAGATTTTATGCAAATACATCCATTCGGAAGTCGATACCATGGAGCGCATGGAGATCCTGAGGGATTTGAGGATTGGAGAATTCGATGTTTTAGTGGGAGTCAACTTATTGCGGGAAGGATTGGATCTTCCCGAAGTTTCATTGGTTGCCATATTGGATGCTGACAAAGAAGGATTTTTAAGAAACGACAGATCACTGACACAAACTGCAGGCAGGGCAGCCAGGAATGCAAACGGGAAAGTAATTTTCTATGCAGATAAAATTACCCAATCGATGCAGCGAACCATAGACGAAACGAACAGGAGAAGAAGCAAACAAATTGCTTATAATGAAGAGCACGGAATCACTCCAAAAACATTGAGTAAAAGCCGGGAAGAAATCATGCAAAAGAGTTCCATATTGGATCTGAGAGGCAAGGATCCCAAAGCCTACATCGAAAAAGAGGAGGCATCTGTTGCCGCCGATCCGCTGATTGCCTTTATGAGCAGAACACAGGTTGAAAAACTAATTGAAGAAGCCGAACGAAAAATGAAAGCAGCCGCGAAAGATCTGGACTTTATTCAAGCTGCTGTACACCGCGATGAAATGAATGCATTGAAAAAGAAGCTTAAAGAAATATTGGTTTAA
- a CDS encoding alpha/beta fold hydrolase, producing MNAGILNSKQQGSGHVLIILHGLFGSLDNWQSMARKLSEYFTVITLDLRNHGKSFHHPEMNYRVMADDLLEFIQTHQIPDCHLIGHSMGGKVILELIKREWQTQHKAMVLDISPKAYPNVHNEILHAMIQLPLNELNNRQELDQALSAFIKEFEIRQFILKNVDRNERGRFSWKLNLEALNRCYPEISKAIEIDHPIQNEICFVRGSRSPYILETDLEILKNTFIHSRFITIENAGHWIHVDQPDLLFQSIVDYFQ from the coding sequence GTGAACGCCGGGATTTTAAATAGTAAACAACAGGGAAGCGGTCATGTTCTGATCATTCTCCATGGCTTATTCGGCAGCCTGGATAATTGGCAATCTATGGCCCGTAAACTCAGCGAATATTTTACGGTCATTACTCTGGATTTGCGCAATCACGGCAAGTCCTTCCATCATCCGGAGATGAATTATCGCGTCATGGCAGACGATCTTTTGGAATTTATTCAAACACACCAGATTCCGGATTGCCATCTCATAGGACACAGCATGGGCGGCAAGGTCATTTTGGAATTGATCAAACGGGAATGGCAAACGCAACATAAAGCGATGGTCCTGGATATAAGCCCAAAAGCTTACCCCAATGTACACAACGAGATCCTCCATGCAATGATTCAATTGCCTCTGAACGAACTCAACAATCGACAGGAATTAGATCAGGCCCTTTCTGCATTTATTAAAGAATTTGAAATCCGGCAATTTATATTGAAGAATGTCGACCGGAATGAACGTGGTCGTTTTAGCTGGAAACTAAATCTGGAAGCCCTGAACAGATGTTATCCGGAAATTTCAAAAGCAATAGAAATAGATCATCCCATTCAAAATGAAATTTGTTTTGTGAGAGGAAGCCGATCTCCTTACATTTTAGAAACAGACCTTGAAATTTTAAAAAATACGTTTATTCATTCCCGTTTTATAACCATTGAGAATGCCGGACATTGGATCCACGTAGATCAACCGGACCTTTTATTCCAAAGCATTGTAGACTATTTTCAATAA
- a CDS encoding SDR family oxidoreductase yields the protein MEIQKAIVLITGGSQGIGLETAKLLVAKGAQVAICGRNPQRLQEAAQISGAYPIQADVSKEAEVKQLIRKVIEQFGGYNVLINNAGYGYFDQLQDLDLNEFRTLLETNLLGAASCAKESAAYFIEKNYGNIINVASTAARTGFAGGSAYCSSKFALTALTECWRNELRKHNIRVMQINPSEVQTEFVTNSGRPARPFNETKLQATEIAHSILAMLEMHDRGFITELTVFATHPQ from the coding sequence ATGGAAATACAAAAAGCAATTGTACTCATTACGGGTGGGAGTCAGGGCATCGGACTCGAAACTGCAAAACTCCTGGTTGCCAAGGGAGCACAAGTTGCCATTTGCGGGCGCAACCCACAAAGATTGCAGGAAGCAGCCCAAATAAGCGGTGCTTACCCTATTCAAGCAGATGTCAGTAAGGAAGCAGAAGTAAAACAACTCATCCGGAAGGTCATCGAACAGTTCGGTGGTTATAATGTATTGATCAATAATGCAGGATATGGTTACTTTGATCAGTTACAGGATCTGGACTTGAATGAATTCAGAACTCTTTTGGAAACCAATTTATTGGGGGCCGCCTCTTGTGCAAAAGAATCTGCAGCATATTTTATTGAAAAGAACTACGGAAATATCATCAACGTAGCCTCCACAGCGGCGCGAACAGGATTTGCCGGAGGCAGTGCATATTGTTCTTCCAAATTTGCATTAACTGCTTTGACAGAATGCTGGAGAAATGAACTACGCAAACACAACATTCGCGTGATGCAAATCAACCCCAGTGAAGTTCAAACAGAATTTGTAACCAACAGCGGCCGGCCCGCCAGGCCCTTTAACGAAACCAAACTTCAGGCCACCGAGATTGCACACAGCATCCTCGCCATGCTGGAAATGCACGATCGCGGCTTCATCACCGAGCTCACCGTTTTCGCTACCCATCCGCAATGA
- the rsmA gene encoding ribosomal RNA small subunit methyltransferase A has protein sequence MKYPSAKKSFGQHFLKDRNVLDKIREIIAKLDVPSILEIGPGTGALTEQLLVFGKELKCIEADRDMQEYLLRTGILKPEQLICGDVLDIPLKEVFSERQFILCGNFPYNISSQILIHTLFNSAFIPHMIGMFQKEVALRVIAKPGTKEFGSLSVLAQLLYDPVKCFDIAPGAFQPPPKVTSSVIHLTRKQELMNPDLFRKIQKLVRHAFQYRRKTLRNNLKSYVTQQQMLEADFFNCRAETLSPAEFIKLYEKLNG, from the coding sequence ATGAAATATCCTTCCGCTAAAAAATCATTCGGACAGCACTTTTTAAAAGACCGGAATGTTCTGGACAAGATCAGGGAGATCATTGCCAAATTGGATGTACCGTCCATTCTGGAGATCGGCCCGGGTACGGGAGCCCTTACCGAACAATTGTTAGTTTTCGGAAAAGAACTGAAATGCATAGAAGCAGACAGAGATATGCAGGAATATCTGCTTCGAACCGGAATTCTGAAACCAGAACAACTTATCTGTGGAGATGTATTGGACATTCCTCTCAAAGAAGTCTTTAGCGAACGTCAATTTATACTATGCGGAAATTTTCCCTACAATATTTCTTCGCAGATTCTGATCCATACCCTGTTCAATTCTGCTTTTATCCCCCATATGATCGGGATGTTTCAGAAAGAAGTTGCTTTGCGCGTCATTGCGAAACCGGGCACCAAAGAGTTTGGTTCGTTAAGTGTGCTTGCACAATTGCTTTATGATCCTGTAAAATGTTTTGATATTGCACCAGGGGCCTTTCAGCCACCGCCAAAAGTTACTTCATCGGTGATCCACCTGACCAGAAAACAAGAATTGATGAATCCGGATTTGTTCAGAAAAATCCAAAAGCTGGTCCGGCATGCTTTTCAATACCGGCGTAAAACTTTGCGGAATAATCTAAAATCTTATGTTACTCAACAACAAATGTTGGAGGCTGATTTTTTTAACTGCAGAGCAGAAACCTTAAGTCCGGCTGAATTTATTAAATTGTACGAGAAATTGAATGGCTGA